ccaaaaaaggaaatgaatcaATTTAGATGGGACGTCCCTAAAAGGAACATGAATAGCTTTTGATGGGATGGAGTAAATATACATTTACAGCATGAACACAGATTGGTGTCTTTACAATTGTTTGAAAGTGTTAAAGTCATTGAAGAGGCAGTGAGTGGTGAACTAACAAGGAAAAAGAGGGTGGCACACCTATACATGAGTCTTTCAAGAAAGTCCTCTTCTTTCATCCTTAGAAGAGATTGCTGAGTCTCCTCTCCAAGGGCTGACCAAAAGTCGACCAATGTCTCCACTGATAACCTAGCAGTGTGAAGAGCACACGTTTCTCTTGTTCCATGCCCTCTACCATATCCTGTCATTCCTTGGCTTATCCATCCTCGGCAACCTCCTCCGCATGCATCAGGATAGAGCAAATTGCGTTCTCTTTCCCTTGCACGTGCACTATCAAATACCTGATTCATATTAAAGGGTTAAACTAAGGTTTGCACTAAAGAAGACAAAACTACGTAGAATTGACACTTACATTTTGGAGAACCTTCAAAGACTTTGAGTAAAGGTAACAGTCCAAAAGCGTCAAAGTCCCTTCCCTGGCAGTGGTTAATCCACCCCACGGATGTAGGGACGGATCTATCATAATATCTTGGCACACATTGTCAATACACAAGTTGCCACTGTTCTGATTGTTTGTGGTTCGCCAATTGTAACGGCGCGTTACATCTTGCTGCAGAGACTTTCCATACATGACAATCTGTAAAGAAACTTCAAGCAGCAACCCGTTGCATCTAGGGCAATACATGTTTTTACGAGCATGCTCAAATATTGTCTGTTTGTCAATCCTCATAAGCTTCTGTCGAGCTTGTGTTGACAGCGCAGACCAAAACTGTATGAAACatagaagaagagaggaagaagcTCAGATGACTGCAACATAAAATCTCATCTAACGGCTTAAGAATAAGATGAGACACGAATGAAACATGGAACTATCTGGCCTAAATGAAATATGCAAGGCTATACGCGTGGAATTTGAGACTGAGAAATATAATCTGAATGACATTACTTGAAAGAGCGCATGATCAATCAACATACTAGGTCATTTGCATAAGTCAAAATGCAACAAATGCATAAAAAAACACtatcaaacttttttttaagtttCATGTTACCCACCAAAATCAGTACAACACAGTGGTATCAAGTAAGCTTAAGCTCAACAACTTCTTTTCcccaaaaaataattcaaacatAGAACAAAAGCAAGGAAATTTTGGAATTTACATCCATATAGCATTGCCAGCGTCACTCAATTTTCAACTTCTAGTATTCTAGTTCAATCCTACAACCTTCCAAACAAATATAAACCGAACTCACCCTATTCCATCAACAAAAACTGTCAAAACACACACTACACCTTAATTCTTATCAAACTGGCATGTAAATTAGCTGATAACATACTTTTTGCAGCTGATTGTAGCTAATATCATCACGATGCTGGGACCAGAAGCCATTGGCGGAGACCGACGATCCATTAAAGGAGTGACCATTCCCTACCACTGAATTGTGATAGACAGTCGGATTAGAATCGCCGCAAACATTAATCTTCTGCGCTATCCCGGGCATTCTGTCTCCTAATCTCGATTCCTTCTCCAAAAAATCCTCTTCTCCCGGAGCCAGATCCTCTCCAAGCATCCAGATCAATTGACAAAAGCATAAATTACAGCGGCCGTAGAGAACCGATACGCAAATGAAGTACGTATCAGTAGAGAAGCTATGTAAACGACGTATCCATACACAATTAACGCATCGCTGTCTTCCTGAATGAGAAATGCAATGAGATTGATTATCAGACGATGAATTTCAATCGACCGAGATTGAGAATTTAGGAAATTATTGAGCGGAGAGGGGTTTTGGTGACGAGATTTGGTAGTGTGTAATGTAGATTCGAAGAGGGCAGGAAGAATGAGAAAATTCGATGGTCTAGACTTACCAAATGGTAGGAGTATAAGAGTTACGGTGTCCTTGAGGTCACGCTTGGAAAAATTTTAGCTTTAATTCATAAATTCAGTCAAACACGATTACTCGGATTCCACCAAAGATGAGTTCGGTATACTTAAggttaaaccaaaaaaaaatagtggaacaTAATTTCGCTCTATAAATCCTTCAATTTTTTTCTCATGCTACGTTGACATTTTATCCTCCAACCCAAACACATGCAATAATGCCCTATAAATCTTCCTATCCCATTTTTTATGTTACCACTattcttttttgtaatttttgttaCGTTATCAAAtactataataatataatataaaaatcttCATTATATTAAAATACCGAAAAAATACAACGAGAAACAAACttaaaaaatgtacattacactTCAATGATTACGCGTTCGAATTTTATGGAGGCAATCATGGACTTCTTCCTTGCGGGTAGTAAAAAATGCACGAAGAATCATACTGTAGCCGTGCGGTAAACAAAGATGTCGGGGCTCGCGAGCAACACCGGAGTTTAGTCTAGTGTCTTCATCGCCCCAATTGGTCACTTCTTCACTTCATTCTCGACTATTATGTTATGCATGGTGatgcatgcatacatgatatcaGCGTCACATTCTTGGTAGAACAAACGCACTAGGCCTTTAATATTGTCCAACGCGCTTGGAGCataccaaatgcccgctccacatccttccgcgcaaCCTCTTGCCTTTGAGCAAATAAAGCTCTCTTTGGATTAGTTGGACAAGTGATCGTATTTAGAAATAATGGCCACTTTGGGTACCCCATACGATATTGGTTGTCATTGACAGTAAAGTCGATGGTCAGCCATAGCTTCGAGAATCATCATGGGGGTGCATGCCTTTGAACATATTCGTGAACTGGCACGGGAGGGGATGGTTTACCCTTGCATTGCTCGTTGAAGAGAAGCAATGAGTGCATGATATTGAGGTCGTTGTTTGATCTgactacaccgaagtaagcatgtcaTATATCCATAGTCGTTGGTCATCAATGGCTCGAGAATCATCATGGGGGTGCGTGCCTTTAAACCTATTCGTGAACTGGCCTCTCCAAGCGGTCAGAAATTTCTTCTATGCtaaatgcatacaatctatgttcCCCAACATTCCAGGAAATCTTTGCACCCTCCCGTGCAAATCCAACAGGAACCGGCCATTGGCAGCGTTCGGCTTCTGCGAATAAGTGTAGCTgaaggcctccacaactccccaaTAGAATTTCTTCAGACATTCGCGACCCTTTGTGTCGGCAATGTAGAGATACTAATCGAACATATATGTCGTTCCTCAATAAGCCAACTGCCTTAGAGCAAATTTGCACTTCTGCAACATCGACAGTCTGGGTCTGTCGTTGGCATCGGGACGCTGCTAGAAGAATTCATCACGTGCTTGCAACACGTTAGGAATACGCAAGAAAAGATCCCGACGCTTTCTTAAACGTTGGTGGAAAACCTCCGGCCCCCACTGTGGCTCCTCAGCGACGTAGTCCGAGTATAGCCGTTGGGCAACCACGACATGCTAACTGAAGACCCGCTGCCGATGGCAGATTGGCTTAGGGACCGATGGCTGTAACTGTTCTTGTCATCGTCGTTCCTCTACGCTTAATGCGTAATCCAACATGGCTCACTCTAAGACCATCACAATCTCATCATCGTCGGCAGGGTCCATTTCGAGTAGAGAGAGTTGGAAACAGAGAGAAGTTTGTTGTGAAAAAATTGGGTGTGTGGTTGAAATGAAATGGGAGAAGGGGTATTTGTATCATTAGAAGAATGCTTTCATAATATCTTGATGACTTTTGGTTTTTGTATCATTAGAAGAATTCTTCTGCTCTTCGAAAGGTCATTTTAGGAATTCATAAACAGTGTCAATTTTGATCGAATTTACttggatttgttggttgaatTAATGGGATTGGCATAAACACTGTTCTTGCACAACAGATTGTTTTATCACTGTGTTTTGACAACAGAGaaggcatttcattttttactaacACATCATGCCAATAGCACAAACATATCTTCATCCAAAAAACCTCAATGTGTTAAGAACTAGTAAAACATACTCCTAGTACTAGTCCCTCAGAAAAATGACATTGGCAACAAGCAAATGAAAACAATCAATGTATAATGTTATAAAAAACCATAAAAATTTGCAGGGGAGGATTATTGTTTACACAGCACTCAAACCTCCACCACCCACTCAGGCTTCCTTGTATCACAAAtccaaaataaattagaaaataggAAACTTTATGCTATTACTATCAGCAAACAAATTGTATTCTTCTATGGACTCTTTAGTATTGCAGGAATGAGGGTTCTTTTCTGACAAATCTCCCCCTCGTCCTCCTTTCAAGGAGACAGCTTCCTCAGGTTTGAATCCTACAGGGCCACCAAAATGGAAGAGAGAGAAATCATCATTCCCCTTCTCACACTTGCCATCCTCTGCAACTGTTGAATCTATACTGTGATCCTTTGAGCTGACTACATTAGCTGCAGTGGGGAAGAGAGGCATATGAACATGAGTGATCAGCGGCGGAGGGAGATGCTGTAAGCCCCCATACTGCATCAACTGTGCATTTGTGTTCAAGTCGTATCCAAACCCACTGGCATATAAGTAATGGTTGGGGTAGTGAAAGGACGTAAATCCATTAGTAGGTCCGGCTGGCCATGAACCCGGAGCTTGATGGTAATAAGCCATTGCTGGGGCCTGATAGGTGGGATAATGTATGCTCTGATTCTGCATCATAGTGGGAAGCACGCTTTGAGACAGAACATCCACACCGGCATTTGCTTTCCCGCTCTCACAATACGTGGCTGTTTCTGCAGGCAAACTGCTGGATGAAGCTAGTTCCTGGCTGTTAGCATCTTGTGCTCTTGCTGTGACTAGATCATCCACAACTTTGTGACATTCGCAAAACCCACTTTCAAGACAATGCAACATATCTCTTCCCTCAGAGGTTTGGCTAGACTCTTCCGAATCTGATGTGGATGTTGATTCCAGATTTTGGTGGTTTGAGGAGTCACCTTCACTTAGGCATGAAAAGCAGCTGTCAGAGTTGGAAGATCTGCTAAGAAATGACCCTACTGTCCTGAGTGGAGTTTTAGTCATGAAACTTAACTCGCCATCTTCTTCCACCTTTATGTAATTCGCTGACTTTTCCATTGAATGAAATCCATtatccttgtctttgcaagtaCCATTTCCAGACTTTGCCGTGTCCCCCAGTTCATTGTCTGTGCTAATAGTTTCGATCGAAAAATTTGTCAATTCACCAGAAGGAGCAGTACCAGATAATTCAGGGTCTCGATCAGACTCAGTAGTTTCAACTTTGTTGGGCTTCAAGGCAACATCAGTTCCTGAGTTGCTTTGAGCATGTTTTTTCAGTGAATGCAAAGGTTCCCAGACTTTATTTCTAACAGGTAAGTTACCACAGTTGCAGTTGGCATTGGCTTTAACTTGCCCATTAATCTCACGTGCGCACTCAGTTTCAGTGCAGTCCTCTGGATAATATGATTTTGAAATATCAAATGATGACTCCAAGTTATTCACATATTTAGGCTCTCCAGTTGATCTCAACATATGCGACTCAGGCTTTGCTCGATAGTCGTTAGGATGGTTACAACTACAATCTTGGTAATCGCATCTGCCACCTTCTCTGTTATTGGTACACTGAAGTTTTTCACTCAACTTTGGACCATTTCTTGGGTTGAACTTTGCAGCATTTGTTCTTAACTGCTTATTGAAGCAATGATTGGTCCTTGTCGATTCAAAGCGATCAGCATGAAATCTTGATTCATACTTGCCAGTAGTGACTTCACTCTCTGATATTGCTGCACCCTTTCTCCTATCGGACCACTTGGAGGTGAAATCCTGCTCGATATCTTTATGTAACCTAGGTGTCCTGCGAGAATACCTATAGTGATTATAAGGCAAAGAGTAGTTTAAATCTCTGGTGTTGCCAGATTCCTCTTCCAGAATATCTTCATTGTGATTTCCCATATTTGGAGAACTATAACACATCAATAACTGGTCATCTTGAATATCAGGAGACAAAGGACTGGGTTGGGGGGTAGCTGCCCCTGTTTCCATCTCACAATCTCTGGTGTTCCCACTAAGGGTACCCTCATCAGCGCAAGGTTCTGCCTCATCTCGAGTATCAAGAACTACAGCATTTGTATTGGGTTCAGCacatttgttttctttctctcttaacCTTTCCTTTCTGCGCAGCTTTTTCCCCCTTTCTTTTGTTCTCCTACGCTCCTTGCGCTCTTCATCTTCACGCttctccttttcttcttcttcaagaagttTCATCTGTAAATACAGATTTGAATGGGAAAAGTGAGAGTAAGTCCAAATTCAGGAAAAATACAAATTCAGGGAAAATATTAAACTAGATAGATAGCTGCTGCCCCTGACTACATATTACACGTGTAAGTACCTGTTTTTCTAAAGTGACGATTTCTTTGCACGCCACATGCACGCGCTCTTCCAGCAATTTCAGAGCATGACACACAAAAATACTGCGTGCATTTTGACGGGCAGTTCCCTCCCTAAAAGCCTTCTCAACCTGCAGGAACATCTGTCAAGTTAAGAAACTTCATAGTGCTAAAAACAAGTCCATTCactaaagaaaacatcaaacatTAAACAAGCTCATAAACATAAATTACTCCAAGATGGTAATTCACTCTCAAACAATACAGCTTGGAAATTGGGCAAGTTAAGGTAGTTCCGTAAGATTCAAATGATCATTCGTGTTGGAAACCAGAAATAATTCTGACTGCACGTATATTTCAAAACATTAAGTTGAAGGAATGAGAAATAAACATGATAAACATGCCTGCTCCTTGAAAATGACAGTTGCAGCATCTAAGAGAAATTCTTGGGCAAGTTCAGGACTCTTTGCATGTTTCTGGGGACGAGAGCACTCGCCATCAAACTCATTTCCATCCGTATCAATGGAGTCATCATCCTGAAAATAACATAGGCATTAATCATAATATCAGGGATTAAATAGCATAATAGAAATGGACTAATTATGGAGAAGAAAACCTAAAGCAAATTCTTCTTTTCAACAAGCTTACCTCTTCTTCCTCGGCCTCCTCTGCATGCTCAAGGAACCTTCTGATATTTTCCTCTATTATAATTGTTACATATCCATCACCAACAGCTAGCTTGCAATGAACACATTGTTGCCCTCGCAATGCATGAGCTTTCACACACAGTTCATTGCATCGCCCATCCATTTTCCAAGCCCTCAGAGTAATGTAACAAGCATTCAGACCACTTAGATCTAGACCATTCACTTGATCCCTTACACTCAACCCAACATTTTTAAAATCCAAGATATCAGACTTTCCTTCTCCAGTTCCAATAGCCCATTCAAAGTGTTGATACGTTCCACAAGCATCTAAAAATGTTTGATGCCAATCAACTTTAACTGTATCATGAGAAACCTGAGAAATTGAAGTACAAGATGCATCATTATTCCAGCAGTATTGTTTTAAAGGAAGTCCCCAGCATTCTGGAACGTTATCTTTAGTTATTACTCCCCCTGTCCGCCATTAATTGGCTCAATTTGCAAATAATTTTCTCAATTACTTTTTACAACTTTTGGTAATAGaacccacattccattaactttttccatccactttccattacatttcttaaaactcgagCAGAGTAAATCAGAGCCAATTGattgcggacggagggagtatttattagttTGTTCATAGTGTCTTGTTTATCGGTAATTGTTATGAGATGGATTTAATCTGTTAGAGTTGGGGTTAATTTATGAGTATTTATATAGTTAGGAGCCTTATTCAGAGTAGGAGTCTGTTATTAGTTATTATAAATAGCTCCTAAACTTTATTACATAAACTTAAAGGAATAACAAAGAACGACCCTCTTGCATGGACCTTGGTCAATGCCAATACTCAACTAAAATCCAAGCAAGGCTTCCCTCTTAAACATCAAGAGTATTTATAGCCATGTGTTAGGAGTGAAAGGCGGGAGGGAGGTATAGAGCACGAGTTATGCTCCCCACTTCGAATCAATGCTTTGTAAATGCAAGAATAAGAGGAATGATCACTTTGAATTGATGGGAAAGTAAAAGAATAACactcctccgcagaggcctacgacTAAGTCGTCCAATACAAAATGATCTATCCAAGATGATTAGCTACTCCTACTGACCCGCCTTATATAGGCGGCTAAACAAATCtacaataattcaaaataacaataaaatctcTGAAATTGAACTAACTAATCATGCGAGATAATATTGGGATTTCCCCTCTAACCACTTCCCTATTATTCTGGCCAAACCTCTCCCCTCCAACAAACATCCGTATCAACTACCTCACTCTCGAAAcaaccttgtcctcaaggctatgttaaaattcaaaatatatcaCTCTGTCCGGTGGAGGTTCAAACTCATGCTTTCGAGTAGTAGCCAGAGCATCGAACCATAGAAGATTGCCAACTATATGTAGGAATCGCAGCATGACCAGATAGGAGAAGGGGGCGCCTGTCAATGAAAATAGAGATCCTGGAAAGGAAACCGCCATAGGTGGGGACTGGTGGGCAGCGGAAACTAAACATCGCAGCAAGGACAAGAACGGAGATTGAAACTGCAGAATGTAAGGGCCGGAGGTGGACAACAGCGGTGCTGTCACTGGTGCTAGTGTAGGTGGAGTTGCTGGTGTAAGTGGACTGGGAGGAGATGGTGGAGGCACCAAAACTGGAGGTGGAATGGGTTGTTGTACTGTCAAGGGTGTGCACATTTGTTGTATAGGTAGGGGCTGTTGGATGGCGTGCAGAGTATTCTCCTTGGCTGTTGTAGGCGGACTAGAGGACAACATCGGAGCTGTCACCTTTGCTAGTGTAGGTGGACGGGGAGGAGATGGTACTGCGGCGAATGCTTCATATACATTCAACACCCCATTGCCGCCAAAGCGTTTCATCAACTCCCTTGCAAACCGAGCCCACGTCAGATCCGGAACTCGCTGTCGCAACAACTGGTACCAAGGGAGGGCAGCGCCTGCCAAAGCCACCATTGTGACGCCCACCCGGTCCTCGGAGGCGGTTCCCGAGATCAAGAAGTATTGCTCCGCCCGTGCAAGCCAAGCGAGGGCATCCGAGCCATCGAAGGTGGGCATGGGTGACGCCGAAGTACCACCGGCGGTTGTCGTCTTTGACCCCTGATTCGCTGAGGTGGATCCGTCGTCGGGGTTGGAAGTGTCCTTGAGTTTCAGCGAAGCGAAACCCGCGCGCATCTCCTGAAGCATGGCGGTCAGTTCGGTTCGGACCTCTGTTACCTGGTCATCAGTGCGGCGGAACTGAGCATTCAGTTCCTTCACTGCCGCGTCCAACAAGAGTCTACCCTGCTGCAAATCATATGTCGCCTTCTCCAATTCATCCAGTCGCGTGTCCGCACGAGAGTTCAccatcgttcaccgcaccaattgttAGGAGTGAAAGGCGGGAGGGAGGTATAGAGCACGAGTTATGCTCCCCACTTCGAATCAATGCTTTGTAAATGCAAGAATAAGAGGAACGATCACTTTGAATTGATGGGAAAGTAAAAGAATAACactcctccgcagaggcctacgacTAAGTCGTCCAATACAAAATGATCTATCCAAGATGATCAGCTACTCCTACTGGCCCGCCTATAAGCTAAACAAATCtacaataattcaaaataacaataaaatctcTGAAATTGAACTAGCTAATCAGGCGAGATAATATTGGGATTTCCCCTCTAACCACTTCCCTATTATTCTGGCCAAACCTCTCCCCTCCAACAAACATCCGTATCACCATGACTCAATCCTAAAGGCCTAAGGAAATCCTAAGATAAACATGAATCTGAATATAAACACAAGACTCAAGAGGAAAGAAAGGAAATCCTAAGATTAAcacaactcaaaagaaaaacacaaaactCTTAAGATAATCCTATCTCCAGGAGTCCAATTCTCCAAATATTCactacttatatatatatataacaattaATAAAGATAAAGACAAGAAAGCAGGGAAACACTCGATACTCATGTATCGATATTAATACTCCGTCTGTCGAAACAGACATGCCCTCAAGGCTGGAGTATAGAGAGACAAGGGggctcatactcctgctttagGTAGGGTGACATCAGGCAAAACTGAAGACCACGCAAAGATGAAGACAATTGCAATCTGAAAAGTGATGTGCTGCTAAAATAGTTTCTGCAACTCTGTACTCTTTGTACTAAAGTTTATTGCCATGAAGTACTGAGCAGGCCGATGGGTGGTGCTGGCGGTCATTCGGGTTGGGGTAGAGGCTGCTTTCAGGTGAGATTCGCGAGAAACAACAACAATAACCACAGTAGGGGCTGGCGCGGATTGCTGAAAGAGTTCTAGGGTCTGTAGATTCTGCTGCTGCACCTGGGAAAGGAGAAGGGGTTGTGGTGACGCAGCATTGGGGCTGGATGGATGCACACATGCTGGCACAACGGATAGTGGAGACAAAACAGTAGGTGGTACTGGTACTGATGGCGGAGGTGGTGGGTTTGCAACTATTGGTGGTGGAAATTATAGACAAGCCAAGGATGTTATACCATCAAACGATGGATGAGACAAGGTGGGTTGATTAGCAACCACATCGGTGTTAGGGACTGGTAAAGGCACCGATGGAGTCTCCAGGAGGGCCTGGGCATCGAGTTTACCACCCACGTATTAATAAAGAACTCATATCGGAGGGATGGCGGTTGATATCAGTTGTGTGTTGATCAAATTTGGCTGAGACGCAGAAAGGGTAGCTCAAATATCTGCAAAAGACCACTTTGTTGAATTGGCCGCATGCTCCAGACCGCACGCTCTCCGACTGCGTATTCACCATTGGAGAAGGACGCTCACTGCACCAATTTTTAGGGTTGAAGATCACACACCCCAACTACTTGCAGGAATGCCAAAGATGCTGCCCTTGGCAGATTAATGCACACAGATATTTCAATGAATAACAGAAAGAACTATATTGCATTAACTGAAAGGAATAACAAAGAATGACCCTCTTGTGAGGTCCTTGGCCAATGCCAATACTCAACCAAAATCCTGGACGAGGCTTCCCTCTTAAACATCAAGGTATTTATAGCCATGAGTCATGACTCAATCCTAAAAGCATAAGGAAATCCTAAGATAAAACAAGACTCAAAAGGAAAGGAAATCCTAAGATAAGCATGACTCTAAAGATAAAACACAAGACTCCTAAGATAATGCTTTTTTGGGGGGGGCTCCACTAATTCACCACTAATAAACAACAACTAATAAAGATAAAGACAAGAAAGCAGGTAAACTCTTGATACTCATTTATCGATATCAGTTGTTGTGTCTGTTGCTACTCCATTGCTAAACTCTTGAGAGGACATCtagttattatttattagtcGTTGATAACGTCTTGAATATCAGTAATGACTAATGAATTAGAGATAGATATTATAGAGTTGGAGTTGATTTAGGAGTCCTTATTTAGTTAGGAGCCTTATTCAAATTATGAGTCTGCTAGTTATATACATAGCTTGTCAGCAGAAGAGCTATATGTCCAGGAAAATAGTTTAGGACAGTAGTACCGTAGGGCCTCGTAAGACGATTCTTTTATTCAGATTTATATTTTAGATTGTTCCTTTTGTTCGCTCTTTCTGTTCTTCCGTTTCTTCTCCAGCAGGCTGTTTCGTTCGTTTATGCACAAATTCATTCATCCTCCAACGCCTTATCTCTATCATATTGTAGGACCAGAATATCAAATTTCCAAAAGAATGACGAGATAATCCAGATTGTGCACCTCATATTGGAAGATGGAATCAGCTCCACAAAACCAGCTGGTACTGCGAGGATCCTTTCTCATGTGCTTCAGCTCTTTCAGCTCCTTGAATTCACGCATCACATTTCGTCGACAATCTCTACAAAACCTTTTGCTGTCAAACCTGCAGACAAGGGATTTAGAAGTTTCTTTGCATTGAACTCAAATTGGATTATCCTTGAACCAACATTGAATAAGAACTTCATTGACCTATTTCAAAGGATTTAACTCATAAGTTGCACAAACTTTTCAAGTATAATGTAAATTTTATGTCTTAATGCTAAATTATATACCTATCCCATTTATTTGATTAAAACTCAAGTCCTAAGCAAATTAATGTGTCACTCCAAGCTAATCAAAGTTAACACTAAAACGAGAAGAAACTAGTCACAGAAGATAAAATTACAACAAACTCACCAGTCCCGGTAATTCTGAAGATGACCACAGCAAATTTTAATCATGAGACAACTTTTTGATGGAAATGCCACTGCTTATCACCAATTTATACAGGCTGAAGCATCTCAAGTAGCAATGCAGGTTTACGAAATTTACTTCAGTAGTGTGATAATAGTATAAAACCTTGCTAAGTGGAAGCCTAAGCTTACTTCCAGTACTATACGTTTGATAATAAAAAAAGGTTGGAGCTAGGATCTTTGCAATCAAGCATGACATCTCCTACTAAATTTTTGTTTGGACATTAAGTTAGATAAAATAAGACTACATCTTATATAAGAATCTGTACCTTATCTTTAATTAAGCTGATTGTATGACACCCTAAGTTAATccttaaaaaattattctttAAATGTTCTGGACTACCAAATAGAATGAGTTAGCCTAGCTCTAAAGATCTTCATACTGTGGTAACTTTAGCCAAATCATGAAGATCAATATATGTTTATAAATAACCATTATGACATCCATGCACTAACATTTCTACTCCAGAAGCTGCATGCCACATCCTTGTCCAATTGAGACAAAGTATTAAATGGGAAACTGAAACCTAGAATAAGTCCATGTTTAACAGAAAAAAcatactcctactatatattTACAGTATGAACACGGATTGGTGTCTTTACATTTCTAAAAACTGCTATAGTCATTAAAGAGCCAGTGAGTGGTGAACTAAGTCTATAACAAGGAAAAAGAGGATGGCACACCTATACATGAGTCTTTCAAGAAAGTCTTTTTCTTTCATCCTTAAGAGAGATTTCTGAGTCTCCCCTCCAAGGGCTGACCAAAAGTCGACCAATGTCTCCACCGATAACCTAGCAGTGTGAAGAGCACAAGTTTCTCTTGTTCCATGCCCTCTACCAAATCCTGTCATTCCTTGACTCATCCATCCCCGGCCACTTCCTCCGCATGCATCAGGATAGAGCAACTTGCGTTCTCTTTCCCTTGCACGTGCACTATCAAATACCTGATTCATATTAAAGGGAGTTAACCTAAGGTTTGCACAAAAGAAGACAAAACTACGTAGAGTTGACACTTACATTTTGGAGACCCTTCAAAGACTTTGAGTGAAGGTAACAATCCAACAGGGTCAAAGTACCTTCCCTGGCAGTGGTTAATCCACCCCACGGATGTATAGACGGGTCTATCATGTTATCTTGGCACTCATTGTCAATACACAAGTTGCCACAGTTCTGATTGTTTGTGGTTCGCCCATTGTAATGGCCATTTGTTGCATCTTGCTGTAGAGACTTTCCATACATAACAATCTGTAAAGAAACTTCAAGCAGCAACCCGTTGCATCTAGGGCAGTACATGTTTTTACGAGCATGCTCAAATAGTGTCTGTTTGTCAATCCTCATAAGTTTCTGCCGAGCTTGTGTTGATAGCTCAGACCAAAACTGTATGAAACATAGAAAGAGGAAGAAGCTCAGATGACTACGACATAAAATCTCATCAAACGGCTTAAGAAT
This portion of the Salvia splendens isolate huo1 chromosome 10, SspV2, whole genome shotgun sequence genome encodes:
- the LOC121751701 gene encoding uncharacterized protein LOC121751701 — its product is MLWAIGGDLALGEEECLQEESRLGDRMPGIAQKSNVCGDSNTTVYHNSVVGNAQSFNGSSVSGNGFWSKHRDDLSYNQLQKFWSELSTQARQKLMRIDKQTLFEHARKNMYCPRCNGLLLEVSLQIVMYGKSLQQDATNGHYNGRTTNNQNCGNLCIDNECQDNMIDPSIHPWGGLTTAREGTLTLLDCYLHSKSLKGLQNVFDSARARERERKLLYPDACGGSGRGWMSQGMTGFGRGHGTRETCALHTARLSVETLVDFWSALGGETQKSLLRMKEKDFLERLMYRFDSKRFCRDCRRNVMREFKELKELKHMRKDPRSTSWFCGADSIFQYEVSHDTVKVDWHQTFLDACGTYQHFEWAIGTGEGKSDILDFKNVGLSVRDQVNGLDLSGLNACYITLRAWKMDGRCNELCVKAHALRGQQCVHCKLAVGDGYVTIIIEENIRRFLEHAEEAEEEEDDDSIDTDGNEFDGECSRPQKHAKSPELAQEFLLDAATVIFKEQVEKAFREGTARQNARSIFVCHALKLLEERVHVACKEIVTLEKQMKLLEEEEKEKREDEERKERRRTKERGKKLRRKERLREKENKCAEPNTNAVVLDTRDEAEPCADEGTLSGNTRDCEMETGAATPQPSPLSPDIQDDQLLMCYSSPNMGNHNEDILEEESGNTRDLNYSLPYNHYRYSRRTPRLHKDIEQDFTSKWSDRRKGAAISESEVTTGKYESRFHADRFESTRTNHCFNKQLRTNAAKFNPRNGPKLSEKLQCTNNREGGRCDYQDCSCNHPNDYRAKPESHMLRSTGEPKYVNNLESSFDISKSYYPEDCTETECAREINGQVKANANCNCGNLPVRNKVWEPLHSLKKHAQSNSGTDVALKPNKVETTESDRDPELSGTAPSGELTNFSIETISTDNELGDTAKSGNGTCKDKDNGFHSMEKSANYIKVEEDGELSFMTKTPLRTVGSFLSRSSNSDSCFSCLSEGDSSNHQNLESTSTSDSEESSQTSEGRDMLHCLESGFCECHKVVDDLVTARAQDANSQELASSSSLPAETATYCESGKANAGVDVLSQSVLPTMMQNQSIHYPTYQAPAMAYYHQAPGSWPAGPTNGFTSFHYPNHYLYASGFGYDLNTNAQLMQYGGLQHLPPPLITHVHMPLFPTAANVVSSKDHSIDSTVAEDGKCEKGNDDFSLFHFGGPVGFKPEEAVSLKGGRGGDLSEKNPHSCNTKESIEEYNLFADSNSIKFPIF
- the LOC121751702 gene encoding CTTNBP2 N-terminal-like protein codes for the protein MVNSRADTRLDELEKATYDLQQGRLLLDAAVKELNAQFRRTDDQVTEVRTELTAMLQEMRAGFASLKLKDTSNPDDGSTSANQGSKTTTAGGTSASPMPTFDGSDALAWLARAEQYFLISGTASEDRVGVTMVALAGAALPWYQLLRQRVPDLTWARFARELMKRFGGNGVLNVYEAFAAVPSPPRPPTLAKVTAPMLSSSPPTTAKENTLHAIQQPLPIQQMCTPLTVQQPIPPPVLVPPPSPPSPLTPATPPTLAPVTAPLLSTSGPYILQFQSPFLSLLRCLVSAAHQSPPMAVSFPGSLFSLTGAPFSYLVMLRFLHIVGNLLWFDALATTRKHEFEPPPDRVIYFEF